The following coding sequences lie in one Mycobacterium gordonae genomic window:
- the crgA gene encoding cell division protein CrgA, with protein sequence MPKSKVRKKNDFTVSAVSRTPVKVKVGPSSVWFVALFIGLMLIGLIWLMVFQLAAYGPQAPTALHWMAELGPWNYAIAFAFMITGLLLTMRWH encoded by the coding sequence ATGCCCAAGTCGAAGGTCCGCAAGAAGAACGACTTCACCGTCAGCGCGGTGAGCCGCACCCCGGTGAAGGTGAAGGTCGGGCCGTCGAGCGTGTGGTTCGTCGCGTTGTTCATCGGCCTGATGCTGATCGGCCTCATCTGGTTGATGGTTTTCCAGCTGGCAGCCTACGGTCCGCAGGCTCCGACAGCCCTGCACTGGATGGCGGAGCTGGGTCCGTGGAACTACGCGATCGCGTTCGCCTTCATGATCACCGGGTTGTTGCTCACGATGCGCTGGCACTGA
- a CDS encoding DUF881 domain-containing protein — protein sequence MDDRRRSPWRFGVPLVCLLAGLLLAATHGVSGGAEIRRSDAPRLVDLVRETRSSVEHLDSEREALTRTIDAAHGRSSDVALKAMLKRAAELAGEADMNPVHGPGLVVVLNDAQRDANGRFPRDATPDDLVVHQQDIDGVLNALWSAGAEAIQMQDQRIIATSVVRCVGNTLLLNGRTYSPPYSITAIGNAAAMQAALAAAPLVTLYKQYVVRFGLGYREDVKSDVAVVGHGEPVRLHFAQPIGPIGY from the coding sequence ATGGACGATCGGCGCCGTTCGCCGTGGCGCTTCGGTGTCCCTCTGGTGTGTCTGCTGGCCGGACTGCTGCTGGCTGCCACGCACGGGGTCTCCGGCGGCGCGGAGATCCGCCGCAGCGATGCACCCCGCCTGGTCGACCTGGTGCGAGAAACGCGCTCCTCGGTCGAGCACCTGGATTCCGAGCGTGAAGCGCTGACCAGGACGATCGACGCCGCGCACGGACGGTCATCGGACGTCGCGCTGAAGGCCATGCTCAAGCGTGCTGCCGAGCTGGCGGGCGAGGCAGACATGAACCCGGTGCACGGCCCAGGTCTGGTCGTCGTCCTCAACGACGCCCAGCGCGACGCCAATGGGCGGTTTCCGCGCGACGCCACACCGGACGACCTCGTGGTGCACCAGCAAGACATCGACGGCGTGCTCAACGCGTTGTGGAGCGCCGGCGCGGAGGCGATCCAGATGCAGGATCAGCGCATCATCGCCACCTCGGTAGTCCGGTGCGTCGGCAATACGCTCCTGCTCAACGGCCGCACCTACAGCCCGCCGTATTCCATCACCGCGATCGGCAACGCGGCGGCCATGCAGGCGGCGTTGGCCGCCGCTCCCCTGGTCACGCTCTACAAGCAGTACGTGGTCCGCTTCGGGCTGGGCTACCGGGAGGACGTCAAGTCTGACGTCGCCGTGGTCGGACACGGCGAACCGGTGCGGTTGCACTTCGCGCAGCCCATCGGCCCGATCGGCTACTGA
- the cwsA gene encoding cell wall synthesis protein CwsA — protein sequence MSQKAEASLTPRERLTRGLTYTAVGPVDVTRGVVGLGVQSAHSTATEVRRRYREGRLARELAAAQQTIGQELAAAQEVVANLPQLLQEARRDQRRSKKPWLIAGAAAVVVLAGGAVAFSVVRRSSKPEPSPRPPSVDVQPRP from the coding sequence ATGAGCCAGAAGGCGGAAGCCTCGTTGACCCCACGCGAGCGACTGACCCGTGGCCTGACCTACACGGCGGTGGGACCGGTGGATGTCACTCGCGGCGTGGTGGGTCTCGGGGTCCAGTCAGCCCACTCCACCGCGACGGAAGTTCGCCGTCGCTACCGGGAGGGCCGGCTGGCACGTGAGCTTGCCGCCGCCCAGCAGACCATCGGGCAGGAGCTCGCCGCCGCTCAGGAAGTGGTCGCCAACCTGCCGCAGCTGCTGCAGGAGGCCCGGCGCGATCAGCGACGCAGCAAGAAGCCGTGGCTGATCGCCGGAGCGGCCGCCGTCGTGGTGTTGGCCGGTGGCGCTGTCGCTTTCAGCGTGGTGCGGCGCTCGTCGAAGCCGGAGCCCTCGCCACGCCCGCCGAGTGTGGACGTCCAGCCGAGGCCGTAG
- the pbpA gene encoding D,D-transpeptidase PbpA produces MNTSLRRISMTVMALIVLLLLNATMTQVFTADGLRADPRNQRVLLDEYSRQRGQIIAGGQLLAYSVATDSRFRFLRVYPNPAVYAPVTGFYSLRYSSAGLERAEDSLLNGSDERLFGRRLADFFTGRDPRGGNVETTINPRIQQAGWDAMQQGCGGSPCKGAVVALEPSTGKILALVSSPSYDPNLLASHNPDIQARTWQNLRDNPDNPLINRAISETYPPGSTFKVITTAAALQAGATDTQQLTAAARIPLPNSTATLENYGGTPCGPGDTVSLSEAFAKSCNTAFVQLGLITGTDAVRSMAHAFGMDTAPEPIPLQVAESTVGSIPDAAALGMTSIGQKDVALTPLENAVVAATIANGGVMMQPYLVESLKGPDLANISTTAPYQQRRAVSPQVAAKLTELMVGAEKVAQQKGAIPGVQIASKTGTAEHGTDPRHTPPHAWYIAFAPAQAPKIAVAVLVENGGDRLSATGGALAAPIGRAVIEAALQGGP; encoded by the coding sequence ATGAACACCTCGCTGCGCCGAATCTCGATGACCGTGATGGCGTTGATCGTCCTGCTGCTCCTCAACGCCACCATGACACAGGTCTTCACCGCTGACGGGTTGCGGGCCGATCCGCGCAATCAGCGGGTGTTGCTGGACGAATATTCGCGTCAACGCGGGCAGATCATCGCCGGTGGCCAGTTGCTGGCCTACTCGGTGGCCACCGACAGCCGTTTCCGTTTCCTGCGCGTGTATCCCAATCCGGCGGTGTACGCGCCGGTCACCGGTTTCTACTCCTTGCGCTATTCCAGCGCCGGCCTGGAACGTGCCGAGGACTCCCTGTTGAACGGTTCCGACGAACGGCTTTTCGGGCGGCGCCTGGCGGACTTCTTCACCGGACGCGACCCCCGCGGCGGCAACGTCGAAACCACGATCAACCCCCGGATCCAGCAAGCCGGGTGGGACGCGATGCAGCAGGGCTGCGGCGGGTCGCCATGCAAGGGCGCCGTCGTCGCTCTGGAACCGTCCACCGGCAAGATCCTGGCGCTGGTGTCCTCACCGTCCTACGACCCGAATCTGCTCGCATCGCACAACCCGGACATCCAGGCCCGAACCTGGCAAAATCTCCGCGACAACCCGGACAATCCGCTGATCAACCGCGCGATCTCGGAGACCTATCCGCCCGGGTCCACCTTCAAGGTGATCACCACCGCGGCGGCCCTGCAGGCCGGGGCCACCGATACCCAGCAGCTGACGGCGGCGGCCCGGATCCCGCTGCCTAACAGCACCGCGACCTTGGAGAACTACGGCGGCACCCCCTGCGGACCCGGCGACACGGTGTCGCTGAGCGAGGCGTTCGCCAAATCCTGTAACACCGCGTTCGTGCAGCTCGGCCTGATCACCGGAACCGACGCGGTGCGCAGCATGGCGCACGCCTTCGGAATGGACACCGCCCCCGAGCCCATACCGCTGCAGGTCGCCGAATCCACGGTCGGGTCCATCCCGGACGCGGCCGCGCTGGGCATGACCAGCATCGGTCAGAAGGACGTCGCGTTGACCCCGCTGGAGAACGCGGTGGTGGCCGCCACCATCGCCAACGGTGGCGTCATGATGCAGCCGTACCTGGTAGAAAGCCTCAAGGGGCCGGATCTGGCCAATATCAGCACCACGGCCCCGTACCAGCAGCGCCGCGCGGTGTCGCCGCAGGTCGCCGCTAAGCTAACAGAGCTGATGGTCGGCGCCGAGAAAGTCGCACAGCAGAAAGGGGCCATCCCCGGCGTGCAGATCGCATCCAAGACGGGTACCGCCGAGCATGGCACCGACCCGCGGCATACTCCACCGCACGCGTGGTACATCGCCTTCGCACCCGCGCAGGCCCCAAAAATTGCCGTGGCGGTGCTGGTGGAAAACGGCGGCGATCGCCTGTCCGCGACCGGGGGCGCATTGGCCGCGCCCATCGGGAGGGCAGTGATCGAGGCTGCTTTGCAAGGGGGACCATGA
- a CDS encoding serine/threonine-protein kinase — protein MSPRVGVTLSGRYRLQRLIATGGMGQVWEAVDSRLGRRVAVKVLKQEFSQDPEFIERFRAEARTTAMLNHPGIAQVHDYGESTMDGEGRTAYLVMELVNGEPLNSVLKRTGRLSLRHALDMLEQTGRALQVAHAAGLVHRDVKPGNILITPTGQVKITDFGIAKAVDAAPVTQTGMVMGTAQYIAPEQALGHDATPASDVYALGVVGYEVVSGKRPFTGDGALTVAMKHIKEPPPPLPADLPPNVRELIEITLVKNPSQRYRSGGPFADAVAAVRAGRRPPRPSQSPPPGRAAPAAIPSATPARIAPAPATRATAPRRAAGHRPPARRTFSSGQRALLWAAGVLGALAIIIAVLIVINSKADSQPSPPPTVTNTGSVQTDDLGPAPDADLDWTDSPQTGSSVLHASLARFEIPR, from the coding sequence ATGAGTCCCCGTGTTGGGGTGACGCTGTCAGGCCGGTATCGGCTGCAGCGGCTCATCGCCACCGGTGGCATGGGCCAGGTATGGGAGGCGGTGGACAGCCGCCTGGGCCGGCGCGTCGCGGTCAAGGTGCTCAAGCAGGAATTCTCCCAGGACCCGGAATTCATCGAGCGGTTCCGCGCGGAGGCACGCACCACCGCGATGCTCAACCATCCCGGCATCGCCCAAGTCCACGATTACGGCGAGAGCACGATGGACGGAGAAGGTCGCACGGCCTACCTGGTGATGGAGCTGGTCAACGGTGAGCCGCTGAATTCGGTGCTCAAACGCACCGGGCGGCTGTCGCTGCGGCACGCGCTGGACATGCTCGAGCAGACCGGTCGCGCGTTGCAGGTGGCCCACGCCGCCGGCCTGGTGCACCGCGACGTCAAGCCGGGCAACATCTTGATCACGCCCACCGGGCAGGTGAAGATCACCGACTTCGGCATCGCCAAGGCCGTCGACGCGGCACCGGTGACCCAGACCGGGATGGTGATGGGCACCGCGCAGTACATCGCCCCCGAGCAGGCCCTCGGCCATGACGCCACCCCCGCCAGTGACGTATACGCGTTGGGAGTCGTTGGGTACGAAGTAGTTTCGGGTAAGCGGCCGTTCACCGGCGACGGCGCCCTGACCGTGGCGATGAAGCACATCAAAGAGCCGCCGCCGCCGCTGCCCGCCGACCTACCGCCCAACGTCCGCGAGCTCATCGAGATCACGCTGGTCAAGAATCCCAGCCAGCGCTACCGCAGCGGCGGCCCGTTCGCCGATGCGGTGGCCGCGGTCCGGGCCGGTCGTCGCCCGCCGCGGCCCAGCCAGTCACCGCCGCCGGGGCGCGCCGCCCCCGCGGCCATCCCGTCGGCCACCCCCGCGAGGATCGCGCCGGCTCCCGCCACCCGGGCCACGGCACCGCGCCGGGCCGCCGGGCACCGCCCGCCGGCGCGGCGAACATTCTCGTCGGGTCAACGGGCGCTGCTCTGGGCCGCCGGTGTGCTCGGGGCGTTGGCGATCATCATCGCGGTGCTGATCGTGATCAACTCCAAGGCGGACAGTCAGCCGTCGCCCCCGCCGACGGTCACCAACACCGGCAGCGTTCAGACCGACGACCTCGGGCCCGCGCCGGACGCGGATCTCGACTGGACGGACAGCCCGCAAACCGGTAGTTCTGTACTGCACGCGTCGCTGGCCCGATTTGAGATACCGCGATGA
- a CDS encoding PH domain-containing protein has product MQQTEWAPQTAGIAGCGIGGLVLAIATVTLVTDPPGRVIAGIAAVGLLLFALASWRARPKLAITPEGLAVRGWFRTQVFSRGVIKIIRISEFRRHGRRVRLLELETVDGGLLVLSRWDLGTDPLEVLDALTDAGYAG; this is encoded by the coding sequence ATGCAGCAAACTGAGTGGGCGCCGCAGACGGCGGGAATCGCTGGTTGCGGGATTGGCGGCCTCGTGCTGGCTATCGCCACTGTGACCCTCGTCACAGATCCGCCGGGGCGGGTCATCGCGGGGATCGCTGCAGTGGGTCTGCTCTTGTTTGCCCTGGCCTCGTGGCGCGCACGGCCGAAGCTGGCAATCACCCCCGAGGGATTGGCGGTGCGCGGATGGTTCCGCACACAGGTATTCAGCCGAGGCGTCATCAAGATCATCCGCATCTCGGAGTTCCGTCGCCACGGGCGCCGGGTCCGTCTGCTGGAGCTCGAAACCGTCGATGGGGGACTGCTCGTGCTGTCCCGCTGGGACCTGGGCACCGACCCATTAGAGGTGCTGGACGCGCTCACCGACGCCGGCTACGCGGGCTAG
- a CDS encoding aminodeoxychorismate/anthranilate synthase component II, translated as MRILVVDNYDSFVFNLVQYLGQLGVEAAVWRNDDARLTGTDGPQQVASEFDGVLLSPGPGTPERAGASIALVRACAATKTPLLGVCLGHQAIGVAFGAIVDRAPELLHGKTSSVFHTNVGVLQGLPDPFTATRYHSLTILPESLPAELEAIAHTQSGVIMAVRHTSLPIHGVQFHPESILTEGGHRMLANWLSYCGWARDDTLVRRLENEVLTAIRPHFPGDAGATDRTSA; from the coding sequence ATGCGGATCCTGGTCGTCGACAACTACGACAGCTTCGTGTTCAACCTGGTGCAGTACCTGGGCCAGCTGGGCGTCGAGGCTGCGGTGTGGCGCAACGACGACGCCAGGCTCACCGGTACGGACGGCCCGCAACAGGTTGCCAGCGAATTTGACGGCGTCCTGCTCAGCCCCGGCCCCGGCACCCCGGAGCGGGCAGGCGCATCCATCGCGCTGGTGCGCGCCTGCGCCGCCACGAAGACCCCGCTGCTCGGTGTCTGCCTTGGACACCAGGCGATCGGTGTGGCCTTCGGCGCCATCGTCGACCGCGCGCCGGAGCTGCTGCACGGCAAGACCAGCAGCGTGTTCCACACTAATGTCGGTGTGCTGCAAGGACTTCCAGATCCGTTCACCGCCACCCGGTACCACTCCCTGACCATCCTGCCCGAGTCGCTGCCCGCCGAACTAGAGGCCATCGCACACACCCAGAGCGGGGTGATCATGGCCGTGCGGCACACGTCGCTGCCGATCCACGGTGTCCAATTCCATCCCGAGTCGATCCTGACCGAAGGCGGACACCGGATGCTGGCCAATTGGCTGAGCTACTGCGGCTGGGCGCGCGACGACACGTTAGTCCGCCGGTTGGAGAACGAGGTGCTCACCGCGATCCGGCCGCACTTCCCCGGTGATGCCGGGGCTACTGACCGAACTTCAGCGTGA
- the pknB gene encoding Stk1 family PASTA domain-containing Ser/Thr kinase: protein MTTPRHLSDRYELGDILGFGGMSEVHLARDLRLHRDVAVKVLRADLARDPSFYLRFRREAQNAAALNHPAIVAVYDTGEAETPAGPLPYIVMEYVDGVTLRDIVHTEGPMTPKRAIEVIADACQALNFSHQAGIIHRDVKPANIMISSGNAVKVMDFGIARAIADGGNSVTQTAAVIGTAQYLSPEQARGDSVDARSDVYSLGCVLYEMLTGEPPFTGDSPVSVAYQHVREDPVPPSERHEGISADLDAVVLKALAKNPENRYQTAAEMRADLVRVHNGEPPEAPKVLTGAERKAFMSSSGMGHGGPRTDPLPRQNFDGSDRDRHAGSVGRWVAVVAVLAVLTIVVTIAINTFGGNTRSVQVPDVRGQTSADAIVALQNKGFKTRTQQRPDSQILPDHVIGTDPAANSSVGAGDEITINVSTGPEQREVPDVSSLTYSEAVKKLTSAGFTKFKQSNSPSTPELLGKVVGTNPPANQTSAITNVITIIVGSGPETKQIPDVTGQTVDVAQKNLNVYGFTKITQTQVDSPRPAGEVIGTNPAKGETQPIDTVIELQVSKGNQFIMPDVTGMFWTDAEPRLRALGWTGVLDKGPDVDAGGNQHNKVVYQSPSAGSGVNRDGVITLKFGQ, encoded by the coding sequence ATGACCACCCCCCGGCACCTGTCCGACCGCTACGAACTGGGCGACATCCTCGGATTCGGAGGTATGTCCGAAGTTCACCTGGCCCGCGACCTACGGCTACACCGCGACGTCGCGGTCAAGGTGCTGCGCGCTGACCTGGCCCGCGATCCCAGTTTCTACCTGCGTTTCCGGCGCGAGGCGCAGAATGCCGCCGCACTGAACCACCCCGCGATCGTCGCGGTGTACGACACCGGCGAGGCGGAGACCCCAGCGGGTCCGTTGCCCTACATCGTGATGGAATACGTCGACGGGGTCACGTTGCGTGACATTGTGCACACCGAGGGCCCGATGACGCCCAAGCGGGCCATCGAAGTGATCGCCGACGCCTGCCAGGCGCTCAACTTCAGCCATCAGGCCGGCATCATCCACCGCGATGTCAAGCCCGCCAACATCATGATCAGCTCCGGCAACGCGGTGAAGGTGATGGACTTCGGCATCGCTCGTGCGATCGCCGACGGCGGCAACAGCGTCACCCAGACCGCCGCGGTGATCGGCACCGCACAGTATCTGTCCCCCGAACAGGCCCGCGGCGACTCGGTGGACGCCCGCTCCGACGTCTACTCGCTGGGCTGCGTCCTGTACGAAATGCTCACGGGTGAACCACCTTTCACCGGTGACTCGCCGGTATCGGTCGCCTACCAGCATGTGCGGGAGGACCCGGTACCGCCCTCGGAGCGCCATGAGGGGATCTCCGCCGACCTCGACGCCGTCGTGCTCAAGGCGCTGGCCAAGAACCCGGAGAACCGGTACCAGACGGCGGCGGAGATGCGCGCCGACCTGGTCCGGGTGCACAACGGTGAACCGCCGGAAGCGCCCAAGGTGCTCACCGGCGCCGAGCGTAAGGCCTTCATGTCGTCCTCGGGCATGGGCCACGGCGGTCCGCGCACCGACCCGCTGCCCCGACAGAACTTCGACGGCTCCGACCGCGACCGCCACGCCGGCTCGGTGGGTCGTTGGGTGGCCGTGGTCGCGGTGCTGGCGGTGCTGACGATCGTCGTCACGATCGCGATCAACACGTTCGGCGGAAACACCCGCAGCGTTCAAGTTCCCGACGTGCGCGGCCAGACCTCCGCAGATGCGATCGTGGCCCTGCAGAACAAGGGCTTCAAGACCCGCACCCAGCAGCGACCCGACTCTCAGATCCTGCCGGACCACGTCATCGGGACCGACCCGGCCGCGAATTCGTCGGTGGGAGCCGGCGACGAGATCACCATCAACGTCTCCACCGGGCCGGAGCAGCGGGAAGTGCCCGATGTGTCCTCACTGACCTACTCCGAGGCGGTCAAGAAACTGACCTCGGCCGGTTTCACCAAGTTCAAGCAGTCGAACTCCCCGTCCACCCCGGAGCTGCTGGGCAAGGTGGTCGGGACCAACCCGCCCGCGAACCAAACGTCGGCGATCACCAACGTGATCACGATCATCGTCGGCTCCGGCCCGGAGACCAAGCAGATCCCCGACGTGACGGGGCAGACCGTCGACGTCGCGCAGAAGAACCTCAACGTCTACGGATTCACCAAGATCACCCAGACCCAGGTGGACAGCCCCCGCCCGGCCGGTGAAGTCATCGGAACCAATCCGGCCAAGGGTGAGACCCAGCCCATCGACACCGTCATCGAACTGCAGGTGTCCAAGGGCAACCAGTTCATCATGCCCGACGTGACGGGCATGTTCTGGACCGACGCCGAACCGCGGCTACGGGCGCTGGGGTGGACCGGTGTGCTGGACAAGGGTCCCGACGTCGACGCCGGGGGCAACCAGCACAACAAGGTCGTGTATCAGAGCCCGTCAGCCGGTAGCGGTGTGAACCGGGACGGTGTGATCACGCTGAAGTTCGGTCAGTAG
- a CDS encoding peptidylprolyl isomerase: MADCGAVTNSPIQTATATLHTNRGDIKVALFGNHAPKTVANFVGLAQGTKEYSTQNASGGPSGPFYDGAVFHRVIRGFMIQGGDPTGTGRGGPGYKFADEFHPELQFDRPYLLAMANAGPGTNGSQFFITVGPTPHLNRRHTIFGEVIDPDSQGVVDAIATTATDGSDRPTNPVVIESITIS, from the coding sequence GTGGCAGACTGTGGTGCCGTGACTAACAGCCCCATTCAGACCGCCACCGCCACGCTGCACACCAACCGCGGAGACATCAAGGTCGCCCTGTTCGGGAACCACGCGCCCAAGACCGTCGCCAATTTTGTCGGCCTGGCGCAGGGCACGAAGGAGTACTCCACCCAGAACGCCTCGGGCGGTCCGTCGGGCCCGTTCTACGACGGCGCGGTCTTCCACCGGGTGATCCGGGGCTTCATGATCCAGGGCGGCGACCCGACCGGCACCGGTCGCGGCGGCCCCGGCTACAAGTTCGCCGACGAATTCCACCCCGAGTTGCAGTTCGACCGTCCGTACCTGCTCGCGATGGCCAATGCCGGACCGGGCACCAACGGCTCCCAGTTCTTCATCACCGTCGGCCCGACCCCGCACCTGAACCGGCGCCACACCATTTTCGGCGAGGTCATCGACCCCGACTCGCAGGGCGTTGTCGACGCGATCGCCACCACCGCCACGGACGGCAGCGACCGTCCCACCAATCCGGTCGTCATCGAGTCGATCACGATTTCCTGA